The following are encoded in a window of Symbiobacterium terraclitae genomic DNA:
- the xerC gene encoding tyrosine recombinase XerC, which yields MTAGPAGEHLGPEVAGFLTRLSVEKSASDHTLRSYRLDLEQFYAWLASGGTSVPVVGGRSSGRTRRHDFATGEYAAAPAVGLPELRAVTHLTIRSYLAYLQSQEFSRRTIARKLSCLRSFFKYLLKSDLVTSNPVAGVHTPKLERRLPVFLDEEEVGGLLSQPDTSTPLGLRDRALLELLYATGLRVSELVALNRGDIDYSDGWVVVYGKGRKERAVPVGSEALQALGAYLSRAWPELRARAPAKDQALPEARQPLFLNKLGMRLSDRSVRRLLDRYIEQMALNRHISPHKLRHSFATHMLNRGADLRALQEMLGHASLSTTQVYTHVTTQRLRQQYLAAHPRQRRTQPGGDS from the coding sequence GTGACGGCCGGTCCTGCTGGGGAACACCTCGGTCCGGAGGTCGCTGGCTTTCTCACCCGCCTGTCCGTGGAGAAATCGGCATCCGATCACACCCTGCGCAGCTACCGGCTCGACCTGGAACAGTTCTACGCCTGGCTGGCCAGCGGCGGCACCAGCGTCCCGGTGGTGGGGGGGCGCAGCAGCGGGCGCACTCGCCGGCACGATTTCGCCACCGGCGAGTATGCCGCAGCCCCTGCCGTGGGCCTGCCCGAGTTGCGCGCCGTGACGCACCTGACGATCCGGTCGTACCTCGCCTACCTCCAGTCCCAGGAGTTCAGCCGGCGGACCATCGCGCGCAAGCTGTCGTGCCTGCGCTCCTTCTTCAAGTACCTGCTGAAGTCCGACCTGGTCACCTCCAATCCCGTGGCCGGCGTGCACACCCCGAAGCTGGAGCGGCGGCTCCCCGTCTTCCTGGACGAGGAGGAGGTCGGCGGGCTGCTCTCCCAGCCGGACACGAGCACGCCCCTCGGCCTGCGCGACCGGGCGCTGCTGGAGCTGCTGTACGCCACGGGCCTGCGCGTGAGCGAGCTGGTTGCCCTGAACAGGGGCGACATCGATTACAGCGACGGATGGGTGGTGGTGTACGGAAAGGGGCGGAAGGAGCGGGCCGTACCGGTGGGGAGCGAGGCGCTCCAGGCGCTTGGCGCCTACCTGTCTCGCGCCTGGCCCGAGCTGCGGGCACGGGCCCCGGCGAAGGACCAGGCCCTTCCGGAGGCGCGGCAGCCGCTGTTCCTCAACAAGCTGGGCATGCGGCTCTCCGATCGGTCGGTGCGGCGCCTCCTGGACCGGTACATCGAACAGATGGCGTTGAACCGCCACATCAGCCCGCACAAGCTGCGCCATTCGTTCGCGACCCACATGCTGAACCGCGGTGCGGACCTCCGCGCCCTGCAGGAGATGCTGGGACATGCCAGCCTTTCCACGACTCAGGTCTACACGCACGTCACCACGCAGCGGCTGCGGCAGCAGTACCTGGCGGCGCACCCGCGCCAGCGGCGGACTCAGCCGGGCGGTGATTCCTGA
- a CDS encoding flagellar FlbD family protein, with amino-acid sequence MIKLRRFRAKGGEFVVNADLIETVEATPDTVVTLTTGHKLIVEESVDEVIRRVVEFKRACHTPLTEGRDQAD; translated from the coding sequence GTGATCAAGCTCCGGCGATTCAGGGCGAAGGGTGGGGAGTTCGTCGTCAACGCCGACCTGATCGAGACGGTCGAGGCGACCCCGGATACCGTCGTTACGCTGACCACAGGGCACAAGCTGATCGTGGAGGAGTCGGTGGACGAGGTCATCCGCCGAGTGGTCGAGTTCAAGCGTGCCTGCCACACCCCGCTCACCGAAGGCCGGGACCAGGCGGACTAG
- the topA gene encoding type I DNA topoisomerase, which translates to MPKSLIIVESPAKAKTIEKFLGRKYTVKASMGHVRDLPKSQLGVAVEDGFEPKYITIRGKGDVLKELRDSARKAERVYLATDPDREGEAISWHLAQALGIPTDEPVRIEFHEITKDAIQKAIRRPRPIDLARVDAQQARRVLDRLVGYKLSPLLWRKVRRGLSAGRVQSVAVRLIVDREREIQAFRPEEYWTLTARLQTGDGQSFSARYQGAGQEKTELKNWEETARVLAGVLGRPADNLVPGEPVDLSGAGLTLEVRSVKRREKKRNPAFPFTTSSLQQEASRKLGFTVRRTMAVAQQLYEGLPLGEAGHTGLVTYIRTDSTRVADEAARAAAAFIEGQYGREFLPAKRREADRRAGEQGAHEAIRPTDVNRTPESVKPYLTPDQYRLYRLIWERFVASEMAPAVLDTVSVDLAAGEHLFRATGQTLRFPGFMKVYIESEDEETNREEAEGLLPELTEGQRVELRRLEPRQHFTQPPPRYSEAMLVKALEERGIGRPSTYAPIIQTIQTRGYVVKQDKRFHPTELGILVTDILKEYFPRIIDVEFTAHLENDLDAVAEGAIHWRDLIRQFYEPFESTLKEAEEKVGGFELEDEVSDVPCEKCGRMMVVKYGRFGKFLACPGFPECKTTKPIFEETGVTCPNCGTGRIVERKAKKGGRRFYGCTNYPDCDFVSWEKPVNRPCPECGAPYMVEKRTKELGLAHVCKTPDCGYAEPVESMEEVHA; encoded by the coding sequence CCGGAAGGCGGAGCGCGTCTACCTCGCCACTGACCCTGACCGGGAGGGCGAGGCGATCTCCTGGCACCTTGCGCAGGCGCTGGGCATTCCCACCGACGAGCCCGTGCGCATCGAGTTTCACGAGATCACCAAGGACGCGATCCAGAAGGCGATCCGGCGGCCGCGGCCCATCGACCTCGCCCGGGTCGACGCGCAGCAGGCCCGTCGCGTGCTGGACCGGCTGGTGGGCTACAAGCTGAGCCCGCTGCTCTGGCGCAAGGTGCGGCGCGGCCTCTCCGCCGGTCGGGTGCAGTCGGTGGCCGTGCGGCTGATCGTCGACCGGGAGCGGGAGATTCAGGCCTTCCGCCCCGAGGAGTACTGGACCCTCACGGCCCGGCTGCAGACCGGCGACGGGCAGAGCTTCAGCGCCCGCTATCAGGGCGCTGGCCAGGAGAAGACCGAGCTGAAGAACTGGGAGGAGACGGCCCGGGTGCTGGCCGGCGTGCTGGGGCGCCCGGCCGACAACCTCGTCCCCGGCGAGCCGGTCGACCTCAGCGGCGCGGGCCTCACCCTCGAGGTGCGCTCCGTCAAGCGGCGGGAGAAGAAGCGGAACCCGGCCTTCCCGTTCACCACCTCCAGCCTGCAGCAGGAGGCCTCCCGGAAGCTGGGTTTCACCGTGCGGCGCACGATGGCGGTCGCCCAGCAGCTCTACGAGGGCCTTCCCCTCGGCGAGGCGGGCCACACGGGCCTGGTCACCTACATCCGCACCGACTCCACCCGCGTCGCCGACGAGGCGGCCCGGGCGGCCGCGGCCTTCATCGAGGGGCAGTATGGCCGGGAGTTCCTCCCCGCCAAGCGGAGAGAGGCCGACAGGCGCGCGGGCGAGCAGGGTGCGCATGAGGCCATCCGCCCCACGGACGTGAACCGCACGCCCGAGTCGGTGAAGCCGTACCTGACCCCCGACCAGTACCGGCTCTACAGGCTGATCTGGGAGCGCTTCGTCGCCAGCGAGATGGCGCCTGCGGTGCTCGACACCGTGTCGGTGGACCTGGCGGCCGGCGAGCACCTGTTCCGCGCCACCGGGCAGACCCTGCGCTTCCCCGGCTTCATGAAGGTCTACATCGAGAGCGAGGACGAGGAGACCAACCGGGAGGAGGCCGAGGGGCTTCTGCCGGAGCTGACCGAGGGCCAGCGGGTGGAGCTGCGCCGCCTGGAGCCCAGGCAGCACTTCACCCAGCCGCCGCCCCGGTACTCCGAGGCGATGCTGGTCAAGGCCCTGGAGGAGCGGGGCATCGGGCGGCCCTCCACGTACGCCCCGATCATCCAGACGATCCAGACGCGCGGCTACGTGGTGAAACAGGATAAGCGCTTCCACCCGACCGAGCTGGGCATACTGGTGACCGACATCCTGAAGGAGTACTTCCCCCGGATCATCGACGTGGAGTTCACCGCACACCTGGAGAACGACCTCGACGCCGTGGCGGAGGGCGCAATTCATTGGAGGGATCTGATCCGCCAGTTCTACGAGCCCTTCGAGTCGACGCTGAAAGAGGCGGAGGAGAAGGTGGGCGGGTTCGAGCTGGAGGACGAGGTCTCCGACGTGCCCTGCGAGAAGTGCGGCCGGATGATGGTCGTGAAGTACGGGCGCTTCGGGAAGTTCCTGGCGTGTCCCGGCTTCCCCGAGTGCAAGACGACCAAGCCGATCTTCGAGGAGACCGGGGTGACCTGCCCGAACTGCGGCACCGGCCGCATCGTGGAGCGCAAGGCGAAGAAGGGCGGCCGCCGCTTCTACGGCTGCACCAACTACCCCGACTGCGACTTCGTCTCGTGGGAGAAGCCGGTGAACCGTCCCTGCCCCGAGTGCGGCGCGCCCTACATGGTGGAGAAGCGCACCAAGGAGCTGGGACTCGCCCACGTCTGCAAGACGCCGGACTGCGGCTACGCCGAGCCGGTGGAATCCATGGAAGAGGTGCATGCCTGA
- the trmFO gene encoding methylenetetrahydrofolate--tRNA-(uracil(54)-C(5))-methyltransferase (FADH(2)-oxidizing) TrmFO, translating into MKQPHITVVGAGLAGSEAAWQAASRGVRVTLYEMRPKVSTAVHRTGLFAELVCSNSLRGASLENAVGLLKEEMRRLGSLVMREALANAVPAGGALAVDRTGFAAGVTAALEQHPNITVVREEVREIPDEGVVVVASGPLTSEPLAAAILRFTGEKALSFYDAAAPIVNIETVNMEKVFRMSRYGKGEGDDYLNCPMTKEEYEAFYQALLSAEKAMPHNPEDERVCFFEGCLPVEEIARRGPDALRYGPMKPVGLIDPRTGRRPWAVVQLRQDNAAGTLYNLVGFQTSLKWGDQIRVFRMIPGLEQAEFERLGVIHRNTFMNSPRLLHPTGESRTRTGLFFAGQMTGVEGYVESAAGGLVAGINAARRALGQEPIAFPRETAIGSLMHYITHADPEHFQPMNIAFGLMPPLEGPTVKDRRARKRMISERALEVLASWAPAALGLPAAAE; encoded by the coding sequence GTGAAACAGCCCCATATCACCGTCGTCGGCGCCGGCCTGGCGGGCTCGGAGGCGGCCTGGCAGGCCGCCTCGCGCGGCGTCAGGGTAACGCTGTATGAGATGCGGCCGAAGGTCAGCACCGCGGTGCACCGGACCGGCCTGTTCGCGGAGCTGGTCTGCTCCAACTCGCTCAGGGGGGCCAGCCTGGAGAACGCGGTGGGCCTGCTCAAGGAGGAGATGCGCCGGCTGGGCAGCCTCGTCATGCGGGAGGCGCTGGCCAATGCCGTGCCCGCCGGCGGGGCGCTGGCGGTGGACCGCACCGGGTTCGCCGCCGGCGTCACTGCGGCGCTGGAGCAGCACCCCAACATCACCGTGGTCCGGGAGGAGGTGCGGGAGATCCCGGACGAGGGCGTGGTGGTGGTGGCCTCGGGGCCGCTGACGTCGGAGCCGCTGGCCGCGGCCATCCTGCGCTTTACCGGCGAGAAGGCGCTCTCCTTCTACGATGCCGCCGCGCCGATCGTGAACATCGAAACGGTGAACATGGAGAAGGTCTTCCGCATGAGCCGCTACGGCAAGGGCGAGGGCGACGACTACCTCAACTGCCCGATGACGAAGGAGGAGTACGAGGCCTTCTACCAGGCGCTGCTCTCCGCCGAGAAGGCGATGCCCCACAACCCCGAGGACGAGAGGGTCTGCTTCTTCGAGGGCTGCCTGCCCGTGGAGGAGATCGCCCGCAGGGGGCCCGACGCCCTGCGCTACGGACCGATGAAGCCCGTGGGCCTGATCGACCCGCGCACGGGGCGGCGCCCCTGGGCCGTCGTCCAGCTCCGCCAGGACAACGCCGCCGGAACGCTCTACAACCTGGTGGGCTTCCAGACCAGCCTGAAGTGGGGCGACCAGATCAGGGTCTTCCGCATGATCCCCGGGCTCGAGCAGGCGGAGTTCGAGCGGCTTGGCGTCATCCATCGGAATACGTTCATGAACTCGCCGCGGCTGCTCCATCCTACCGGAGAGTCGCGCACCCGGACCGGCCTCTTCTTCGCCGGCCAGATGACGGGCGTCGAGGGGTACGTGGAGTCGGCGGCCGGCGGCCTGGTGGCCGGGATCAACGCGGCGCGGCGGGCGCTGGGCCAGGAGCCGATCGCCTTCCCGCGGGAGACCGCCATCGGCTCCCTGATGCACTACATCACGCACGCCGATCCGGAGCACTTCCAGCCGATGAACATCGCCTTCGGCCTCATGCCCCCCCTGGAGGGCCCGACGGTCAAGGACCGCCGGGCGCGCAAGCGGATGATCTCCGAGCGGGCGCTGGAGGTCCTGGCCTCCTGGGCTCCGGCGGCTCTCGGGTTGCCCGCGGCGGCCGAGTAG
- the codY gene encoding GTP-sensing pleiotropic transcriptional regulator CodY, with protein sequence MKTLLEKTRRINRLLQKSAGTQVNFNELAGVLADLVGADVYVASRKGKILGLGLTSGEVESYQNATFTEEYNNALMKVDETTPNASQENLTIVREGSEIQMRGGLVTIVPVNGGGERLGTLVLARGESLGDEDLILAELAATVAGVEILRAHAGELEEEARKKAAVQIALATLSYSELEAVQHIFDELDGNEGLLVASKIADRVGITRSVIVNALRKFESAGVIESRSLGMKGTHIKVLNDRLVEELRKLR encoded by the coding sequence ATGAAGACACTGCTGGAGAAGACCCGTCGGATCAACCGCCTGCTGCAGAAGAGCGCTGGAACCCAGGTCAACTTCAACGAACTGGCCGGTGTGCTGGCCGATCTGGTGGGGGCCGACGTTTACGTTGCATCGCGCAAGGGCAAGATCCTCGGGCTCGGGCTGACGAGCGGGGAAGTCGAGTCCTATCAGAACGCGACGTTCACCGAGGAGTACAACAACGCCCTGATGAAGGTGGACGAGACGACGCCCAACGCATCCCAGGAGAACCTGACCATCGTCCGCGAGGGCAGCGAGATCCAGATGCGGGGCGGCCTCGTGACCATTGTGCCCGTCAACGGCGGCGGCGAGCGGCTCGGCACCCTCGTGCTCGCCAGGGGCGAGTCGCTGGGTGACGAGGACCTGATCCTGGCCGAGCTGGCGGCCACCGTCGCCGGCGTGGAGATCCTCCGGGCGCACGCGGGCGAGCTGGAGGAGGAGGCCCGCAAGAAGGCCGCCGTGCAGATCGCGCTGGCCACGCTCTCCTACTCCGAGCTGGAGGCCGTGCAGCACATCTTCGACGAGCTGGACGGGAACGAGGGCCTGCTGGTCGCCTCCAAGATCGCCGACCGGGTGGGCATCACCCGCTCCGTCATCGTCAACGCCCTGCGCAAGTTTGAGTCCGCCGGCGTTATTGAGTCCCGGTCGCTCGGCATGAAGGGCACCCACATCAAGGTGCTGAACGACCGCCTGGTGGAGGAACTGCGGAAGCTCCGCTGA